The region ATTTCTGGGCTTCAACCGGTGTGACTAAGAGTGCTGGTATGGGGGCTATGAGAATGTTTCAAAATTATTTCCGTAGCCATTAGGGGGAGAAATAAGTTATGAAGAAAATCGCACAATGGTTATTGGAAAAAGCCAAAAAAGATATGCGAACCGACCCTTTTACAACACCTTCACGGCGGACTAAGTTGTCTTACTATTTTGATACCTTAGTTAGCATGGTCTTCTATATAATGGGAATTTACCTCATGTTAATGGATTTATACCAAGAGCTTTTCACGTCAAATCATACCGATTTTTTAGGAACAGCATTAATGGCCTTAATTTTACTGCTGGGTGGTTTATTATTCCGTTGGTCAGCCTATGCAGATTTCAAAGCCATCAACCGGTATCAACGATATTTGAAACAACAATCGATAGACCAGCAACAAAAATTGCATCGTGAAACTTGGTTAAAAGCAGCTGAACAAGGGAAAAAAGAATTAGAACAGAAGCTGAATCACAAGGAGTGAACGAATATGACCACTGTTATCTTAGCTGAAAAACCCAGTCAAGCCCGTTCATACGTCCAAGCCTTCCAAAAGAGCACAAAAAAACAGGGTTACTATACGGTTAGCGACCCTGTTTTGCCCGAAAATACGCTTGTCACGTATGGTCTCGGACATTTAGTTGAACTAGCCACACCGGATAAATATGATCAGAAATATCAGCAATGGGCCTTATCTAATTTACCGATTTTTCCCGATAAATACAAGTTTGTGGTGTCAGCTAGTAAAAAAAATCAATTCAAGGTCGTCAAAGACCTGTTAACGAAGGCCGATACCATTATTGTTGCCACCGATAGCGGTCGGGAAGGCTCTAATATTGCGTGGTCAATCATGAGCCAAGCCCAGATTGACGTTAAAAAGAAGACCATTAAGCGGCTATGGTTGAATAGTTTGGAAAAAGACGCCATTATTACCGGATTCAAAAATCTTGGTGATTGGCACCAAGACTATTTGGCGTATAAAGAAGCCCAAACCCGTCAAATTAGCGATTGGTTAATTGGAATGAATGGCAGCCCTTTATATACTTTGTTATTAAGACAAAACGGGGTACGCGGGGTGTATTCGATTGGTCGAGTACAGACGCCAACCTTATATATGGTCTATCAAAGAGACCAGGCAATCAAAAACTTTAAGCCGGAACCCTATTTTGAACTAAATGCGGAAATTTTAGCCAATCAGCAAAAATTCGTCGCAAAATTAGACCCCTATCAGCGATTTAAAGACGAAGCAGGGCTAATGACATTCATGCGAGCTAAACACGTTCATAAAGGCTCGCAGGACGGTTTAATCAAGGACGTCCAAAAACAAGGCAAAAAGCGTGCTAGTCCCCAACTATTCTCACTATCCAGTCTGCAAAGTGCCATGAATAAACGTTATCACGCCAGCGCCAGCCAAACCTTAGCGGCTATTCAAAGCTTATACGAAGACAAACTACTCAGTTATCCCCGCACCGATTGTGCTTATATCACTGATGAAGAATTTGAGTATTTAGTGGCTAATCTGACGAAGTATCTGGGGTTAGTCTCTAAACAAGTCGCTTTAACCAATACCACTCCAAATAAGCGCTATGTTAATGGAAAAAAGGTTGAAGAACACTACGCCATTATCATGACTAAAGTCGTGCCGACGAAAGAGAAACTAGCCAGCTTACCTAAATTACAGCAACAGGTTTATGATTTAGTTTTAAGAACGACGTTAGCGATGTTTGCTGATCCGTATGAGTACGAGGAAACCACCATTATCACCCAAGTTGGCGACGCCAATTTTAAAGCAACGGGTAAGGTCCCAACTAAGCAAGGTTGGCAAGTTTTATTTGATGATCACAAAGCCGACCAGCAAGAGGCAGCCACCCTACCGATCGTTCACCAAGGCGACCAAGTTCAAGCAAATCTGCAAACACTGCAAAAAGAAACGACACCACCGGTCCCCTTTACCGAAGGTACCCTGATTACGGCAATGAAGACCGCCGGCAAAACGCTTGATGATGAAGAAGCCCAAGCGATTCTTAAAGATGTGCAAGGCATTGGGACAAGTGCAACCCGGGCCAATGTGCTGGAAGTGTTAAAGAAACGCGGCTATCTCGTCACTGAAAAGAACAAGCTACACGTCAGTGAAGCCGGAATTACTTTATGTAAAGCGGTTGAACTCGAACCCTTGTTAACTAGCCCAGAGATGACAGCCAAATGGGAGCAAGCGTTACAGCAAATCAGTACCGAAGAACGCACTCAGGATAATTTTTTGAGCCAGATTAAGAAGTTTGTGGCCAAGTTAATTGCTGATGTCCCCGAGCAATTGACTGGCAGTTCAGCCATTAAGCAACAAATCGATCACCAACAGCAAACGCAAAAAGCCGCCGAAGTATTCTTAGAAACGCCGCAAGCGACCGTTTTAAATAAACAGAAGTTTTACATTGTGAAGCCTAAGCAAGGCGAAGACTTTACCTTACCCAAGAAATGGAGCAGCAAAACCCTTGGTAAAACTGCGATCAAAGCCTTAGTCACCAAGGGTGAAACCAGCAAACTAAAGGGTTTCAAGAGCAAAAAGGGAAAGTCGTTTGACGCCAAGTTAAAGCTTGACGGCCATAAATTAAGTTTTGATTTTGATTAGAACCTGCCTACCGCCCTGCACTACGTTCCGGTTGGTGAACCCGTCATTTAGGTTCACTTTTACAACCCCAAAAGTAAACCTAAATAACGGGTAAGATTAGCAAAACAAAGGAGATCATAAATATGGATAACGAATTAGCAGTCATTGGGAGTGAATTACCGGTTCTGCAGGCTAAAGAACCCTACAAGTATTTAAAGGAAATCACTGGTAACGGCGCTTATTATCAAGTAGCTTGGCAAAAATTATCTGACGGTTACGTTGCCCTTTATGGCACGACCTCGATTCAAATAAGATCATTGCCGACATTGAATGATATTTTTGAAGATGAGGAGGGGTAGACAATGCCGAGTAAAGCAGACGTTAAAGCCTGGAAAGCACAATTGGTTGCCCAGGCTGAACAACAAATCCTAAAATTAACTGATAGTGGCCAATTTAAAAAGTACCTCAATACCTTGGCTAAATTCCATCATTATAGCGCCAGAAACATTGATTTGATTTATGCGCAAAATCCGCAAGCGACCCAGGTCGCGGGATTTAAGCAATGGCAAACAGATTTTAACCGCACCGTTAATAAGGGCGCTAAGTCCATTCGAATTGCGGCACCGATTATTAAGAAATTAACACCTGCTGAGCAAAAGCGACTTGATACTACCGACGAACGGGCCATTGTTGGTTATCGTTACCTACCCATCTTCGACGTGGCACAAACTAGTGGTGACCCTGTCCTAAGCGCTAAAGACTTTGTCAAAGAAAATTTGGCTGATCATCAGAATGTGACAAGCTTATATAACGCGTTCAAAGATTATTTAAACCAGCAACCCGACCTTAAAGTCAGTGAAGTTCCTTTAGCGACGCTAAATGGGGCTAAGGGGTATTTTCAACCCAGCACTAATGAAATCGTCATTGGTGGCGATGAGCCCGACAATGCTTTGAAACTAAAGACGTTATATCACGAATATGCGCATAGTCAGTTACATGGGTTAAAATCAGCCTTTAAAGATCGCCCACGAGCCTATCAGGAAACCCAAGCCGAAGCGGTTGCATATGTCGCCATGCAAAACATTGGGGTTGATACAGGCAATTACTCCCTCGGGTATGTAGCTACCTGGGCCAAAGATAAAGCCGTGATCCATAGTGCTTTAAGTGAAATCCAGCAAGTTAGCAACAAAGTGATTGAGCTTAGTGACGGGTTAACCAAACAATTAGGCTTACAAGAAACACAAAAAGAACCTGAGCATGATTTAAAAAAGCTATCAGCTCAGGATCTTAATCAGTCCTATCAAAGCTTGCAACAACAAATTAGGCAAGCAACTAGTCCACAACAAAAATCAGAATTAAAAAATCAGTTAAACGATGTGCACCAAGAAATTAGTGATCAAACTCAAAAGCAGCTGCAAGCATTTGCTGAAAAGAATCCGGGAATCAAACAACCTGATCCTGAATACGATCAAAGTCTGAAACGTTAGCCAGTTTTTAAAGGACATGCTATAATGAAGACAGAAAAAGGAAGCCCCGCCGAAAACAGGACTTCCCACGCAAGCCGCTTCAAAGGCGGTGGCAGAAATTTAATAAACGATTTTAGCTCGTCCTGTGACCTCTACCAAAGTTACACAGGGCGGCTTTTTTATTTGTGGTGCTTGTCGATATAGCTGAGGAGCGCGATTAAAAACGTGCCAAACAGCAACATCAACGAGAGTGTCTGGAAGACGCTCATTGACTGTGAAACCTTCCTGAAGATTATTCCATGTTCCCATGGGCCTCACCTCACAAGGGAAAAGACAGCCACCACCCTTAAAACATTCTAAGCTTTATAGTGAATCGATTATCCGACGGGATAGTTGATCCACTATATTAGTTTTGTTCTAAACTTTAAATAGTGGTGAAACTATATGCCGTAAAAAGTTTAGACGCTTGACGTCGTCCTTAAAACAGGCAGTTTTACTTAGTAGTTAGTATTCTCTTCGAAGAATGTCGACACTTGATGTCCAGTTTAGAAAATTAGAAATAATTACCTTAGTAAATGGTAGATTGTAAAATTTAAGTTGAACATATTAGTGGACAGAAAAACCCATAAAGGTCTTTAATGGTGTCACCACAACATTCCATATGAGATGCAATTAATAGTTAATATTTGCACATTAATGGTTTTATCGGTCGATTGCAGCGATCGCTAATTACACCAATCCAGTATCCATCAGTATTTGCGTCATCCTCTGATAATGTGATATAATGTGATATAATACGATATGAAGATAAGAAAAAAGCATTTTTGGTTATTCTAGGGGGATTTGAAAAATGGCGAAAGTGTTAGTGACAGGTGGAGCTGGTTTTATTGGCTCGTTTTTGGCTCACAAGTTGGTGGCTAATGGCGACCAGGTGGTAATCGTTGACGACCTGTCAATGGGAAAGTTGGAAAACATTGCCGATATTAAGGACCAAGTCACTTTTTATGAACACACGGTTTGTGACGAAAACTTCATGCATAATCTGCTAAACTAGGGGAAGTTTGATTACATTTACTACCTGGCGGCGGTTTCGAGCGTCGCCGACTCAGTTGCACGGCCGTGGTATACCCACCAAGTTAACCAGGAATCAGTAGTCAACACGCTGGAATTCATTCGTACACACCACTTACCAATCAAGAAGCTGCTTTTTAGTTCTTCAGCCGCTGTTTATGGTAATGCGGCAGACTTCCCTAATACTGAAGACTCACACGTTGATCCGCTAAC is a window of Lactiplantibacillus brownii DNA encoding:
- a CDS encoding ArdC-like ssDNA-binding domain-containing protein gives rise to the protein MPSKADVKAWKAQLVAQAEQQILKLTDSGQFKKYLNTLAKFHHYSARNIDLIYAQNPQATQVAGFKQWQTDFNRTVNKGAKSIRIAAPIIKKLTPAEQKRLDTTDERAIVGYRYLPIFDVAQTSGDPVLSAKDFVKENLADHQNVTSLYNAFKDYLNQQPDLKVSEVPLATLNGAKGYFQPSTNEIVIGGDEPDNALKLKTLYHEYAHSQLHGLKSAFKDRPRAYQETQAEAVAYVAMQNIGVDTGNYSLGYVATWAKDKAVIHSALSEIQQVSNKVIELSDGLTKQLGLQETQKEPEHDLKKLSAQDLNQSYQSLQQQIRQATSPQQKSELKNQLNDVHQEISDQTQKQLQAFAEKNPGIKQPDPEYDQSLKR
- the topB gene encoding type IA DNA topoisomerase, which produces MTTVILAEKPSQARSYVQAFQKSTKKQGYYTVSDPVLPENTLVTYGLGHLVELATPDKYDQKYQQWALSNLPIFPDKYKFVVSASKKNQFKVVKDLLTKADTIIVATDSGREGSNIAWSIMSQAQIDVKKKTIKRLWLNSLEKDAIITGFKNLGDWHQDYLAYKEAQTRQISDWLIGMNGSPLYTLLLRQNGVRGVYSIGRVQTPTLYMVYQRDQAIKNFKPEPYFELNAEILANQQKFVAKLDPYQRFKDEAGLMTFMRAKHVHKGSQDGLIKDVQKQGKKRASPQLFSLSSLQSAMNKRYHASASQTLAAIQSLYEDKLLSYPRTDCAYITDEEFEYLVANLTKYLGLVSKQVALTNTTPNKRYVNGKKVEEHYAIIMTKVVPTKEKLASLPKLQQQVYDLVLRTTLAMFADPYEYEETTIITQVGDANFKATGKVPTKQGWQVLFDDHKADQQEAATLPIVHQGDQVQANLQTLQKETTPPVPFTEGTLITAMKTAGKTLDDEEAQAILKDVQGIGTSATRANVLEVLKKRGYLVTEKNKLHVSEAGITLCKAVELEPLLTSPEMTAKWEQALQQISTEERTQDNFLSQIKKFVAKLIADVPEQLTGSSAIKQQIDHQQQTQKAAEVFLETPQATVLNKQKFYIVKPKQGEDFTLPKKWSSKTLGKTAIKALVTKGETSKLKGFKSKKGKSFDAKLKLDGHKLSFDFD
- a CDS encoding putative holin-like toxin, which encodes MSVFQTLSLMLLFGTFLIALLSYIDKHHK